The nucleotide window AAAATTAATAAGAATATTGTTAAATCTACCATTTGATCCATGGACAATTACCTTATGTATGTTGAGAAATTAGTAAACAACTCAACTATTAATCCTTCTAGATTACTTAACATATAAGGCCCGAATATTAACAAGCCAGCAAACACAGCAAGTATCTTTGGTACAAAGGCAAGAGTTTGTTCTTGTATCGATGTAACCGCTTGAAAGATACTTACAATCAGTCCTACACTTAACGCGAGAAGCAATAAGGGTGCTGCAGTGGTTATAACTGTCCATATAGCTTTTGATACGATTTCTAAAATCACTTCTTCTGACAATTAAAACACCTCTTTACTGAAAGGTTTTCATTAATTCTCCAATAACTAAACCCCACCCATCAACTAATATAAACAGTAATATCTTAAATGGTAATGATATCATTACAGGTGGTAACATCATCATACCCATTGACATAAGCGTAGAAGCAACAACCATATCAATGACAATAAAAGGTACATAGATGATAAATCCTAAAATAAAAGCTGTTTTTATTTCACTGATGATAAATGCTGGTATAAGGACAGTAGTTGGCAGTTCTTCCCTTGTAGGATACCCGTCATAGGCTGTTGGCTCTAAGACTTCTATTCCAGCAATATCACTAAATAAAGCTAATTCATCAGCACCAACTTGACTAAACATAAATTCACGCATGGGTTCAATAGATCGCTCCATGACTTCTTCTTGGCTAATAACTCCCTCTGTATAAGGTTGGAAAGCATTTTCATTAATTTCACTTAATGTTGGTCCCATAACGAAAAGTGTTAAGAATAAAGCAAGACCAATTAAAACCTGGTTAGGCGGTGATTGCTGTACACCTAACGCAGATCTAACAAAGCTTAATACAATAATAATCCTTGTAAAGGATGTTGTTGTCACAAGAATAGCTGGTATAAGTGCTATGATCGTTAATAAAAATAGCATTTGAAGAGAAGGAATTACAGACTGATCATCACCAGAGTTAATGGTCACTTCCATTAAGGAATCCACCGCTTCTGTAGCATGCACTTCCATGACATAAGAGTTTCCTAAAAAAAGGACTGTTAAGAAAAGTATTCCTACAATCAGAAGCCGTTTACTCTTTATTGTCTTCATTACCTACTACCTCCTGATTGTGTTCTTTAGTCATATTATGCAATAATCTTTTAAATGAAACTTCTTTATGGGAAATCTCTGTCAAATCAATCTCATTTTCATCAATCTCATCTATTTTTGTGATGTTATCTTTTGTAACAGCAATAGCATAATACTTATTTCCAACTTGAATCAATTGTATCATTTTATGAGGTGCTATTTGTACAGATTCAATGACCTTCAAATTTTTCTTTCTCTGAAGGCTTGAATTCTGTACAGATATAAATTTACTGGCATAATAAGCTAATGCTAGTACAATTATAAAAACAATTAGCATAAAGGCCAAGTCTAAAACACCAGTTTGTGTACTTAAAAGGCTATGTATACCCATAGTTTCCCTATCCAATAACCTTATTAACAGCCTCTATAACACGGTCAGCTTGGAAAGGTTTTACGATAAAATCTTTTGCTCCAGCTTGAATTGATTCAATTACCATTGCTTGTTGTCCCATTGCAGAACACATAATAATATTAGCATTACTATCTTTTGAGCGAATTTCTCTTACTGCATCAATACCATCCATTTCAGGCATTGTAATATCCATAATCACTAAATCAGGGTTTAATTCCTCAAATTTTTGAACAGCTATTGCTCCATTTTCTGCTTCACCTACGACATTATAGCCGTTTTTACCTAAAATATCTTTTATCATCATTCTCATAAAAGCTGCATCGTCAACAATTAAAACATTTTTCCCCATTGTTTCTCCTCCAACTAATAAAGATTTATTTTCTTATTAATAATTTCAGTAATTCTTATAGCAAAGTTCTCATCGATTACAACAACCTCACCTTTAGCAACCATCTTACTGTTCACTAATATATCAACAGGATCACCTGCCAACTTATCTAATTCTACTATGCTACCTGGTGCAAATTCTAATATCTCCTTAATGGGTCGTTTTGTTCGACCAAGTTCAACAGAAATCTGTAATGGTACATCCATAATGAGATCAATATTTTCGTTATTACCAGGCGCGCTATGGGTCTCAAACTGTTGAAATTGAACAGGCTGAACGTCGACATTTCTGCTAACATTGTTCATAGTATCATAATTATTATAATCTACATTCATGTTATCCACCCTTTGATTATTTTGATTGACTGGCGGCGGCATTGGTGGTGCTTGTGGCGGCATTTGACTCTTAACTTCAGGTTGCTTTACTTCGCTTTGTTTGACTTCATTGCCAAGTTCTTGTTTGATCTCTGTATCTTGTGATTGCATCGCCTCATTACTTATACCCTGCGATTGTATTAAATTGCTATATAAATCCTTAGCAAATTCCACAGGATATATCTGCATCATAACACTATCGATGAGGTCACCTATCACCATATCAAATTGTATTTGAACAAATTTATCACCCACTAGTTGCGCTAAATTTGTATCTTTCATGATTTCAGGTAAGTCTTGTAATTCAAAATCAACAATCTGTGCATGTGGGGGTTGAATATCTATTTTTTTATTAAACATGGAAAACATTGAAGTCGATGCTGATCCTACCATCTGGTTCATTGCTTCACATATTGCTGATAAGTGTAAATCTCCTATAGGTTCATCAAAATCTACATTTTTGCCATCACCACCCATCATGAGGTTAGTAATAATCTTGACATCAGTATCCTTTAATATCATGAAATTAGAACCAACTAGACCTTCTTTGTATTGTACTTCAATGACAACACATGGCCGAGTATAGTTCTTGCTGAACTCTTTCCAGTCCGTAATATTGACACTAGGGGTCGTTATACTTACCTTCTGATTAACGAGGGATGATAGGGTGGTAGCTGCTGTACCCATATTGATGTTGGATACTTCACCTAAAGCATCCTTTTCATCTCCATCTAACATCGCTTCGGCTTCTGGTTCATCTTCCTGCATATTCAGTCCTAGTAGAGTATCTATTTCTTCTTGCGATAACGCATTACCCATCGAACTCCTCCCCTCTGATGACTTCTTGTATTTTAATAGCCTTATGATTATTCACAACACCAGGGCTACCAATATACTTCATAAATGAGTCGACAAATACTTCAATATGATCATCTACCGCTTTATCGAGCTTTACTACATCACCAACTTGTAGATTTGCAAACTCGCCTACAGTTAACTGTGTAGTACCAAGTTCTGCACGACACATCAAATTCGACTTCTTGATATTTTTTTCAATGACTACATCATAGTTACTTTCATCTTTCTTCTGCAAATTGGAAAACCAATGCTTGGTGTTTAATTTATCCATAATCGGCTCTATAACCATATAAGGTATACAGATATTAAACATTCCTTGTACCTCTCCAATTTGCAAGTCAATCGTTACCAAAGCAACCATTTCATTATATGAAATCATTTGAGCATATTGCGGATTAGTCTCTATCTTTTCAAGGTCTGGTCTTAACTCAATAACAGACTCCCAAGGTTCAACCAATAAATCACTACATCTTGACATGATTCGTTCAAGGATTGCAATTTCTATCTCAGAAAAATCACGCCCCCCATCCACGGTTTTACCTTCTCCACCAAGTAATCTATCAATTATAGAATAACCGATATTATTTGATATTTCAAGTAAAATTGAGCCTTTCAAAGGATAAAAATCTACAATTGCTAGTATCGTAGGAATCGGTAAAGAGTTAATGAATTCTTGATATGCTATTGCCTCAACACTTAAAATCTCTGCGCTTACTGGGGACCGAAATAGGACAGTGAAATTTGTCACCATTAAGCGAACATAATTTTCAAAAAGCATTTCTAATGTTCTTAATTGCTCTTTAGAAAATTTGGAAGGTCTGGCAAAATTGTATTCTTTTATCAGTTTCTCATCACTTTGATTGCTTTTCTTGACCTCATCGGCATCTATGCTACCAGAATTCAATGCCGACAGCAGATCATCAATTTCGCCCTGTGATAGGATCTCAGACAACAACATCACCTCCTAGCTTAGTCGTGAAAATACCCCGGAAGATCAACTTCTACAAAACAATCGCTATTAAATTCCTTTTTTAATAATTCAAGTATTTCTTCTTCTAAAATTTGTTTAGAGTCTGTTCTCTTTATCTCTTCGTAACTCTTAACACGAACAATATCATGGATATCGGATATGATCATATCAATTTTATTCGTGTCTAATAAAAACTCTTTAACACTTTCATAGTCATCATGTTTAGTGTTAAGCACAACAGTAATATCCACTCTAAGCGTATGTTGTTTACCATTTTCTATGGCATACACATTGCTTATTATTGAGTCTGGTAGTTTTACAGGATCAATATCTTGTTCTGTCAGGGATATCTGCCCACTATCGTATTCTTCTTCTGCTGTTTTATTGCTATCGCCACCTAATGTAATCAATGCAAAGATAACAAGTGCGATTGCGATAATAACAGTTAATACAATATTAATGGTTATCATACCTTTAACTTTGTCCATAAACATTCTCCCCTTGCTAAATATACTGAATGATCAATATATTAGTAAATATTTAGGGCATATACAATAAATTCAAACTAGTAAAGATACTGCTATGCCTTATTCAGCAAGAATTTCGTCAAATTCATCCACGTAGATATATATTTCTACACGTCGATTTTTAGCTCGCCCCTCATGCGTGTCGTTAGAAACGATTGGAGAATACTCGCCTCGTCCATCTGCTGAAATTTTCTTTGGATCAAAACCTTGTTCTTCTATTAAATATTCCGCAACAGATATAGCTCTAGCAGAGGATAAATACCAGTTGGACGGATATTTTTCAGTATTAATTGGAATATTGTCTGTATGACCTTCGATTTTAATCTGATTTTCTCTATACTTTATTAATTCTTTTGATAAAATTTCTAATATGCCAATAGCATCAACTTTAAGCTCTGCTTGACCAGTATCAAATAAAATT belongs to Vallitalea okinawensis and includes:
- a CDS encoding response regulator, with the translated sequence MGKNVLIVDDAAFMRMMIKDILGKNGYNVVGEAENGAIAVQKFEELNPDLVIMDITMPEMDGIDAVREIRSKDSNANIIMCSAMGQQAMVIESIQAGAKDFIVKPFQADRVIEAVNKVIG
- the fliQ gene encoding flagellar biosynthesis protein FliQ; its protein translation is MSEEVILEIVSKAIWTVITTAAPLLLLALSVGLIVSIFQAVTSIQEQTLAFVPKILAVFAGLLIFGPYMLSNLEGLIVELFTNFSTYIR
- the fliY gene encoding flagellar motor switch phosphatase FliY codes for the protein MGNALSQEEIDTLLGLNMQEDEPEAEAMLDGDEKDALGEVSNINMGTAATTLSSLVNQKVSITTPSVNITDWKEFSKNYTRPCVVIEVQYKEGLVGSNFMILKDTDVKIITNLMMGGDGKNVDFDEPIGDLHLSAICEAMNQMVGSASTSMFSMFNKKIDIQPPHAQIVDFELQDLPEIMKDTNLAQLVGDKFVQIQFDMVIGDLIDSVMMQIYPVEFAKDLYSNLIQSQGISNEAMQSQDTEIKQELGNEVKQSEVKQPEVKSQMPPQAPPMPPPVNQNNQRVDNMNVDYNNYDTMNNVSRNVDVQPVQFQQFETHSAPGNNENIDLIMDVPLQISVELGRTKRPIKEILEFAPGSIVELDKLAGDPVDILVNSKMVAKGEVVVIDENFAIRITEIINKKINLY
- the fliM gene encoding flagellar motor switch protein FliM, with the translated sequence MSEILSQGEIDDLLSALNSGSIDADEVKKSNQSDEKLIKEYNFARPSKFSKEQLRTLEMLFENYVRLMVTNFTVLFRSPVSAEILSVEAIAYQEFINSLPIPTILAIVDFYPLKGSILLEISNNIGYSIIDRLLGGEGKTVDGGRDFSEIEIAILERIMSRCSDLLVEPWESVIELRPDLEKIETNPQYAQMISYNEMVALVTIDLQIGEVQGMFNICIPYMVIEPIMDKLNTKHWFSNLQKKDESNYDVVIEKNIKKSNLMCRAELGTTQLTVGEFANLQVGDVVKLDKAVDDHIEVFVDSFMKYIGSPGVVNNHKAIKIQEVIRGEEFDG
- the fliP gene encoding flagellar type III secretion system pore protein FliP (The bacterial flagellar biogenesis protein FliP forms a type III secretion system (T3SS)-type pore required for flagellar assembly.); translation: MKTIKSKRLLIVGILFLTVLFLGNSYVMEVHATEAVDSLMEVTINSGDDQSVIPSLQMLFLLTIIALIPAILVTTTSFTRIIIVLSFVRSALGVQQSPPNQVLIGLALFLTLFVMGPTLSEINENAFQPYTEGVISQEEVMERSIEPMREFMFSQVGADELALFSDIAGIEVLEPTAYDGYPTREELPTTVLIPAFIISEIKTAFILGFIIYVPFIVIDMVVASTLMSMGMMMLPPVMISLPFKILLFILVDGWGLVIGELMKTFQ
- a CDS encoding flagellar basal body-associated FliL family protein, whose amino-acid sequence is MDKVKGMITINIVLTVIIAIALVIFALITLGGDSNKTAEEEYDSGQISLTEQDIDPVKLPDSIISNVYAIENGKQHTLRVDITVVLNTKHDDYESVKEFLLDTNKIDMIISDIHDIVRVKSYEEIKRTDSKQILEEEILELLKKEFNSDCFVEVDLPGYFHD
- the fliO gene encoding flagellar biosynthetic protein FliO, with protein sequence MGIHSLLSTQTGVLDLAFMLIVFIIVLALAYYASKFISVQNSSLQRKKNLKVIESVQIAPHKMIQLIQVGNKYYAIAVTKDNITKIDEIDENEIDLTEISHKEVSFKRLLHNMTKEHNQEVVGNEDNKE